TTACAAACCTAAAAAACAATAATATTTCTAGCTTGCCAAATATTACAGTTAACTATGGTTCAACAATCAGCGAGATTGTTAACTATGGAAAACAAGTGGATATAAGTAATAAAGCTAAATTTGGTAATCTAGCAATTGAAAGAAATTCACTAGATGAAAGATTCACCAAAACAAATGATAAAATCTCAGGAGTTCAACCTGGTGGTTTGTACTCTGTTCCATTTTTTAAATCAACAGTTGCTTTTGGTATAAATGGTCCAATTTACAAATATGTTTTTAAAACATTAAAAGAAGCTGGATTAACAATCGATAGTGATTTAACTAAACAATTCAAGCTAGATGATGATTCTTGAACAGAAGATATTGATGTAATTAAAGGTGAAGGCTACTTTGGTAATGCAAAAAGTAAAGAAGAAATCAAAAAAATCTTTACACATGTAAAATATCCAAAAATGAAAATTAATGCAGATATTTTCAAAGATTTTTCATCTCTTCTTAAATTCATTACTGATGCAATTCAAATTTTTGAAAAATCATCAAATGTTTCTAAATCATCAGTTGCATTGCTAGGTATTGACGACCCTTCAGGAATTATTAATACAACATTGTATTCAAATCTAAATCATGATGATAGTAAAATGTTAATGGCTGTTACCAATTCAGGTGGCACTTCAAAAGTTAACTTTGAAAACATTAAAGACTCTAACTCTGATGTGTACAAGGCATTTAAAGAGCTATATGATTTAATGAAAGAAGCAATTCAAAAAGGTGCTTTGAAAATATTTGGTGGTGGTTCATATTCTTCATCTGACCAAGTACAACATAAATTAGGCGGTAACTTTGGTTCAACAGTGGGTTATACACATAACTTCACTGGCAATAGATCTGTTATTGTAGCATTTAATGATGGGCCTACATTAACATCAGGTAAAGTAATCACAAATAGCAAAAATGCATTAATTTTCATGAACGATAACACAAGACTACTTCAAGATAAAGTTGAAGACAATGATGCTGGTGTTTACTTGAAAGCTGAAAAAGAAGTTAAAGATAAAATTCTTAAACTTGAATCAGATACACAAATTATCTATGTAAAAAGTGGTGATGCAAATCTAGCTAAGATTAAAGAACTTGTTAAAGATAAACAAGATTTTGAAGAAATCGGAGAAATTACACAAGTTAAAAGAAGCTTTGCTCAAAAAGCAGACGGTACTAAAGATACAAAATTAACAGACACAGAAACAAAATACACTTTATTCCAAATTAAAGCTACAAAATCTAAAGAAGAAAGTGGCAAATACAAAATTACTATTGGAAATGCTAACTCTCTACAAGAAGAAGAATTAGTTGTTATTACTCCACCTCAAAAACTTAAAAAAGAAGATAAAAACACAAGTGCCTTCCTACAAGGTCCAAACTTATTTGTTATCGACAAAGGCGATAGACACAATAAAGCTACTATGAACTTTTTAAAATTCATGACCGATCTTCAAAACAAACATATATTTGGTAAATCAAAAACTAAAATGACAGCATTTGATTATATTTCAAAAACAGCTTCATATGTTATCCCATACAAAGGTTTTGAAGAAAAAGTCAAAAGCGATAAATCTGTAATTGAAAACAAATACGTTAAGTTAGCAAATGAATTATTTGTTAAACAAGATATTACATGATATGAAGAACCTAATGACAAAAACTCAAGTCCATTTAGAGAATCATTGAATGCAATATTAAAATCAAGTAGCGAATCAATACGTATTGGCAAAGCCGCAGAAAATGATTTTGAAAAGATAGTAAGTAACATTAAAGAAAAAACTAAAGGTTTAAATTAATAAATAATTAACTATAAATTCCCCTATATCATTTGCATTTGCAAATGGTATATTCGTTTTAATTTTATTTTCCGGAGGGAACATGAGTAACTTTAAAAAGTTAGGCTTATTAATTACAGGTTTAAGCCTAACAACATCTTTTGTGAGTGCATCATGCACAAACACAAAGTTATACAATAAAAATGTTAAAGTTAAAGGCGAAGGAAAATGAGACATAAAATTAGATAAAAATTCAGAATTCGTAAAATCAAAAGTTTTTAAAGCTAAAATCGTAGGTCATTCAGACGGTGATACATTCACAGTTGAAGCACTTGAAGAAGTATTATCAAATAGTATAAATGTTGGTGATCATATAAAACTAAGACTTGCAGGTATTGATACACCTGAAAAAGCAGTTGGCAGCCAAAAAGCAGTAAATCCTGAATTACATTGAGCCAAAAAAGCTTCTGCATTTGCAGAAAAAACATTGCCAATTGGCAAGGTTGTTCATGTATTTTTTGGCACAAAAGACGGATTTAGTAGACTTACTGCCGATGTATTTTTCAAAAAAGATGGCACACAAGCTGCAAACTATTGAGATGCAGATACATCTTACTGTGTTGAAATAACAAAAGCAGGATTAACATTGCCACACGCAAGTAATGCTCAAAAAGCAACCGAACGTGACAGCATTGAATATTACACATACTATCCAATTGCTTTGGCACTAAAATATGCGTATGATAACAAAAAAGGATTTTTTGGTTCAGGATTTTTAGGATTTTTCTCTGGAAAACATCCTAAGGATTTCGAAAAAATTTATATGCTAAAACCAAATACTTCATGAAAACTATTTTGACCTTACGATGAAGAATCATTTATAAACCCAGATTATATTTGATATTACAACGCTGAAGAACAAAGAACTTACATACCAGAGTAGCATAAAGGATCGATATGAGAATTATTAAAGAACTATTTAAAAAAATAAATACTAAGTTAACTAAATACACTGAAGAAGATTACGCTGAATATCAAAGAATTTTGAATTCAGTAATCGCTCAACAAGAAGATAAAGATCTTCCTGCTATCGAACTTAAAAATGTTTATATCGACTTTGGTGAAACTCTAGCTGTAGATGATGTTAGTTTCAAGATCCCTGAAGGTTCATTAGTTACTCTACTAGGACCTAGTGGTTCAGGTAAAACAACAGCATTGAATGCTATCTCAGGTTTACTAACAATAAGTAGTGGTAAAGTTCGTTTTTATGGTAAAAATGTTACAACATTAACCCCACAAAAACGTAAAATCGGTTTTGTGTTCCAAAACTATGCACTTTATCCACACATGAGTGTTTATGCTAACATTGCATTCCCATTAAAAAATGACCCAGAATGACAAAATGGTATTATTACAAAAAGAATAATAGCTCAAACTAAAATTAATAACATGTACCTAGCAAAACTTGGTGCTAGCGAAAGCGAAAGAGATGAATATCTAAAAAATGTTATTAACACAAGAGCAACATTAAATGAGTTAGAAAGATTATACTCAAGAGCAATTTCAAAAAGAAGAAGCGAACTATCAAGCGCTCAAAGTAATTACAAATTAGCTCTAAACAAATACAATGCCCAAACAACAATTCTTGCCAAAAACGTTCTAGAGCGTTTTGACCAATTAAAAGAAGAATACAAAAAAATTGTTTCAAACATTAAATACGAAAAAGGAATTGAAAAAGCTAACGGTATTGTTAAAGAAGTAAAAGAGCTTACAATTCTACCTGAAATTAACGAATCAGGTCTATTAAAATTTGTTCGCCCAAGTGTGCAAGCAGAAACCAAAGAGCAAAAATGAGAATTAATGCATGCAGAATTAAGCAAATTACTTGCTAAATATGATGCATTAATTGCCAAAGTATCTCAACTTGAAAAACTTGATTACTCTCAAAAAGATGCAATTCTTCTTGCAAAACTTGAAAGAAAACTACTTAGAAACCAAACAATTTGCAAACACGGTATCAAATTAATTGAAATCGAGCAAAAAAATGTTGATAAGTTAGCTCAATTAAAACAAGAATTGCGTACAGCAGAACAAAACATTAAAACAATAAGTAAAGATGCGGTTAAACGTGCTGCTCGTAACTTAAAAATTGTTCCAATTATTATGCAAAAAGAACACGCTCGTCTAGAAGCAGAACTTGATGCAAAATATAAATTTAAACAAGCAATGGATGAAGATAAAAAACAACGTAACTTCAACTTTACTAAAGAAGAACGTGATGAAATCACTGAAATTAGCAAAGACATCATTTCAATTGCAAAAGCAATGCACAGAGATGTTCTTGAAGTTGCTAAACGTGTAAATATCTTGCCAATTCTTCAGAAAAAACCAACAAGACTTTCAGGTGGTCAACAACAACGTGTTTCAATTGCGCGGGCAATTGTTAAAAAACCAAAAATCTTGTTAATGGACGAACCATTATCAAACTTAGATGCCAAATTACGGATCAACACACGTCAATGAATTCGTGAAACTCAACAAAGTCTTGGTATAACAACAGTATTTGTTACTCACGACCAAGAAGAAGCTATGTCAATTTCAGATATTATTGTCTGCATGTCAGTTGCTAAAGTTCAACAAATGGGTACACCAATGGAACTATACAACAAACCAGCAAACCAATTCGTTGCTCGCTTCTTAGGTATGCCTGAAATGGGTCTAATGCCTGGTAAATATGAAAATGGCACTCTAGAAATTATGGGTGTAAAAATCCAAGGTATAACTCTTGAAGACAGAGACAGTGCAGAAGTTAATGTTGGTGTGCGTGCTGAAGACTTTGAAATTATTACAGCTTCAAACAAAAAAGCACAATTCAAAGGAACAGTTGTAAATACCGAACAATTCGGTAAAGAATCTAAATTAATTGTTAAGTTAAAAGATGATACAAAACTTAACTTCCTAATTTCAAATAAATACGACTTTAAAGTTGGAGATGTAATCAAATTTAACGTACCTACTAATAGACTACATATTTTCGATGCTGTTTCAGAAAATAGAATTGAATACACATGTTAAATAAATTTTTCCGTGAAAAAAGTTTAAGCACAAATAATAAATTTGTCTTCAACTTTGCAGTTAAAAAGCTTGCAAACAGAAATAATGCAATTTCTGAATCAGTTGTTGATCGAAGAACTCCATTCATCATTGCATTTCTATTAATTTTGCCGGCTCTTGCAATTTTATTCACATTCACCGTCATTCCTTTTATCTTTAATATTATTTCAGCGGTTACACACCGCGAAACAGTAAAAGGCGTTGAAACAATAACATTTGTAGGATTCCAAAACGTTACAAAATTATTTGGTCTATTAACTTTCGCAGTCGCAGTGCGTAACTCATTTATTTATGGGATTTTAGTGCTGCCACTGTCAATGATTATTTCATTGCTAGTTTCATCACTTATCGCATCAGTTATTCGCAAGAGAATAAGAGGTTTTTTACAAACTATCTTCTTTCTACCTTACGTTACTAACATTGTTGCTGTGTCGCTAGCATTCGTACAAATTTTCCAAAAAAATGGACAATTTAACCAAATTTTAAGAGCATTCGGCTTTGATGGCGATGTCAACTGATTAGGTGACACCGCTGGCGGATTAGCTGCATTTAAATCAATTGTT
The genomic region above belongs to Mycoplasmopsis bovigenitalium and contains:
- a CDS encoding P68 family surface lipoprotein, which encodes MNKNKLLLTLGAMSATLAISSPLLAASCKKEDVIRFDVTFSRGKDQWNALDDVIKVYNAKVDEYHAQKNKEIKELEQKIAKAKKEDKKEEKETLNKELEAKKAELSEHIKVKLDNIGSGYGAGHNSIVTNLKNNNISSLPNITVNYGSTISEIVNYGKQVDISNKAKFGNLAIERNSLDERFTKTNDKISGVQPGGLYSVPFFKSTVAFGINGPIYKYVFKTLKEAGLTIDSDLTKQFKLDDDSWTEDIDVIKGEGYFGNAKSKEEIKKIFTHVKYPKMKINADIFKDFSSLLKFITDAIQIFEKSSNVSKSSVALLGIDDPSGIINTTLYSNLNHDDSKMLMAVTNSGGTSKVNFENIKDSNSDVYKAFKELYDLMKEAIQKGALKIFGGGSYSSSDQVQHKLGGNFGSTVGYTHNFTGNRSVIVAFNDGPTLTSGKVITNSKNALIFMNDNTRLLQDKVEDNDAGVYLKAEKEVKDKILKLESDTQIIYVKSGDANLAKIKELVKDKQDFEEIGEITQVKRSFAQKADGTKDTKLTDTETKYTLFQIKATKSKEESGKYKITIGNANSLQEEELVVITPPQKLKKEDKNTSAFLQGPNLFVIDKGDRHNKATMNFLKFMTDLQNKHIFGKSKTKMTAFDYISKTASYVIPYKGFEEKVKSDKSVIENKYVKLANELFVKQDITWYEEPNDKNSSPFRESLNAILKSSSESIRIGKAAENDFEKIVSNIKEKTKGLN
- a CDS encoding thermonuclease family protein, with the translated sequence MSNFKKLGLLITGLSLTTSFVSASCTNTKLYNKNVKVKGEGKWDIKLDKNSEFVKSKVFKAKIVGHSDGDTFTVEALEEVLSNSINVGDHIKLRLAGIDTPEKAVGSQKAVNPELHWAKKASAFAEKTLPIGKVVHVFFGTKDGFSRLTADVFFKKDGTQAANYWDADTSYCVEITKAGLTLPHASNAQKATERDSIEYYTYYPIALALKYAYDNKKGFFGSGFLGFFSGKHPKDFEKIYMLKPNTSWKLFWPYDEESFINPDYIWYYNAEEQRTYIPE
- a CDS encoding ATP-binding cassette domain-containing protein, which produces MRIIKELFKKINTKLTKYTEEDYAEYQRILNSVIAQQEDKDLPAIELKNVYIDFGETLAVDDVSFKIPEGSLVTLLGPSGSGKTTALNAISGLLTISSGKVRFYGKNVTTLTPQKRKIGFVFQNYALYPHMSVYANIAFPLKNDPEWQNGIITKRIIAQTKINNMYLAKLGASESERDEYLKNVINTRATLNELERLYSRAISKRRSELSSAQSNYKLALNKYNAQTTILAKNVLERFDQLKEEYKKIVSNIKYEKGIEKANGIVKEVKELTILPEINESGLLKFVRPSVQAETKEQKWELMHAELSKLLAKYDALIAKVSQLEKLDYSQKDAILLAKLERKLLRNQTICKHGIKLIEIEQKNVDKLAQLKQELRTAEQNIKTISKDAVKRAARNLKIVPIIMQKEHARLEAELDAKYKFKQAMDEDKKQRNFNFTKEERDEITEISKDIISIAKAMHRDVLEVAKRVNILPILQKKPTRLSGGQQQRVSIARAIVKKPKILLMDEPLSNLDAKLRINTRQWIRETQQSLGITTVFVTHDQEEAMSISDIIVCMSVAKVQQMGTPMELYNKPANQFVARFLGMPEMGLMPGKYENGTLEIMGVKIQGITLEDRDSAEVNVGVRAEDFEIITASNKKAQFKGTVVNTEQFGKESKLIVKLKDDTKLNFLISNKYDFKVGDVIKFNVPTNRLHIFDAVSENRIEYTC
- a CDS encoding carbohydrate ABC transporter permease, with product MLNKFFREKSLSTNNKFVFNFAVKKLANRNNAISESVVDRRTPFIIAFLLILPALAILFTFTVIPFIFNIISAVTHRETVKGVETITFVGFQNVTKLFGLLTFAVAVRNSFIYGILVLPLSMIISLLVSSLIASVIRKRIRGFLQTIFFLPYVTNIVAVSLAFVQIFQKNGQFNQILRAFGFDGDVNWLGDTAGGLAAFKSIVVMLINGVWGGLAFNILLFTTAMLSVDKNLYRSASIDGVGGSKQFFTITLPSIKKTISFIMTMGIINGIKVFPLALFENKPDLAVNAGASTLMLFIFYYVKNVNDYELAGAASIILFIIGVSYSTIIRAGFKVLSLASINKGESDVWNKIKNSAEISELKAKTQERFSYSASTW